TATGTGCCAGCGTCAAATTTTAACAAGTATATCAAATCGATATGCAGCCGTATCCCCTCGATAGCAGATAGGAAGGAACTGGTGAAGACATATAGGGGGGGTAAGATTACGAAGCGGTATATCACGAAGGACCAATTAATTTCCTGCCATACAGGACGAAAAAATTTCATCAATTTAGCCTTAGCGAAAGGGGTGAACCCAGTCGCCATTGCCGATATCGTTGGCCACGAAGGAACACACCTCATTATGAACACCTACGGCAGTAGTCGAGCCGGACGCGATGCTATTGCGTCGATTTGGTGACCCCTAATGAATTCGCATCTTCTATTATGCAAGCTTTCCTATTATACTATGCAAAGCCATGTTTGGGAGGATATTCAAATGTATTTTCATCAGCATATTTATACTCTCTTGCTTTCAAAGAATTAGCCAACTCATTACTTTGAAAGTTAACTTGGTTTAATTTTTTGTTAGTGAATATCATTTGTTTGTTAATAGTTTCATAGTAATTATTTACATATGAATCAAAGCTTGATATAGATATCGAAAATGATATAATTAGGGTTTTATCCCCTTTAAAAGAAATGTTAAATGCATTAAAAAAATACGATGCCTCCTTTTTAATCTCATTAATATTTTTGTTTGATAATGCTTTTATAAATAAATCACTATAGAGCATCGTTATAAACATTGTGAAACCGAAATCAGGCCTTAAAAATCTTGTGCCGGCGTTATATCTAATTTGAGCCGCCTCATTATAAATTGAGGATTTAATTGAATATATTGTATTAGAATAGTCTATAATTGAATAACATGAACGTTTTTTGTTGTCTAAAATTACATTTGAAAATGAATGCAATACATCTTCGGATGAGAAGCAATCTTTAAAACCGTAATTCTCGTAAAATTCTACTTCCCCTGTAGTCTTAAAACTTTCTATATCTGACTCGAACTTGCTATTTAATTCAAAGTCAGTATTTTGGAGCCAATATGCCCAATTGTAGAAGGTTAAATCATCATCAAACATTAATTGTACTTTGACTCCCTCTTTTATATTTTCGATTGAGTTATCCTTTTTAAAAGTGTTTAGCTTATCGATTATGTCGTTTTTTACATTGAGAATACTTCCTTTTATATAGTCATTTTTGTGAGATTTTATTTCATCTTCATTTTTAATGTTGCCAAATTCTGAAATCAACATTTTATTAAGAAAATTTTGATATTTCCATATAACTATATATGCTGTAGTTGGCGGGTTGGATTTATATATCGGATTAGCTAAATCTTTATTTAATATAATAAAGCTGCTTGGCTCAATAATAAAATAGTCTATATTAATAATACACCATTGTATATATTTTTTGTCAATATCGTGCACCTCTAAAAGTGTTTTGTGCTTGTATTTGCCAAAGTCAAACACTGAATCATTTTGGTATAGCGTTAGCACATTTCTTTTCATGGATTCTAAAGGATTTTATTATTGTGCAAATTTGATGTGTGTTAAATATAGACAAAGCTTGAAAGCCTAATTACTGTTTACTAGTCTCAAGAAGTAGACTTTCCCAAAAAATCAATGTGACCATGCTGCTCGTACCGTGAACGGGACCGGATGCAGTGCGAGGATGAGCCCGTCCGCTAGCCTCACGTTGCCTAGCCCGTAATTCAAAGTGGTAAAGGTGGTCAGGTCGTCTTTGAATTCGATTCGCTGCCATAGTACTGCCCTGTTTCGTTCCCGCCGCAGAAAAAACGGATTGAGCGCATAGGATAATCTCCAGTCAGCATTTTGTTGGAACGCAAACCTTTTGCTCTCCCCATCCCGCAATGAATTCAAACTTTGGAGAATAACTGGGGACTGGCTGAGGTAGGTGCTGTCCAACCATAAATCTTTTCCTCCACCATGCAGGTAATGCCATACGACTGTTCCGCCCTCTTGCGAGACCAGCCGACCGGCAAAGGCAATAGCATGAAAAAGTACCTTGCATTCCAAGACGTCCATTCTGGTGAGCCGGTGTGCTACGCGCCTCTCATTCATATGACGAAAGTGGTCCGTAATAACTTGGTCAATGTCCCGACCCAGTGGGGAAGCGAGTATCGTAAGGAAGGAGGCACCCATAGCGCAAGCAATGCTCAAAACAATCTTGACTATCTGGCGGGCTGGGGTGCACATCTGATGAGCTGATAGGTAGCGTACTATTTAAAACAACTATATGTGACCGGGATTCTTCGATTTAACTGGCATCTCGAACAACTCCACTTTCTTAAGGCAAAATATCCTAGAGTAGAAAAAGGGACATCATAATTCCTTACATATTAAGGTAGAGTTACAAAGCTTTATGCCTGTTGAACTGCCTCATAGCTTACGTAGCAGAATGACCTGTTTGCACTCCAAGGTAGGTCAAATAGCGGTAGATGGTAGCTCTTCCTACCCCAAGCAGCTTTCCGATTTCTCCTACAGTCTTATCCTGCTTCAAATACAGGGTTTTCGCAGCTTCGGCCTTGGATTGAGCTTCCTTCGACAATCCTTTGGGTCTGCCCCCTTGGCGCCCACGCGCCCGCGCAGCCGACAGGCCCGCATTCGTTCTTTCGCGTATCAGGTCCCGTTCAAATTCTGCCAATGAGGCAAAGAGGTTAAACATGAGTCGACCTTGAGCGGTCGTCGTGTCCAAATTGTCCTGCAGGCTGATGAACTGGATTCCTTGCTCCTGAAAGCCCATAACCAACGTCACCAAGTCTTTCAGAGAACGACCCAGCCGGTCGAGCTTCCAAACGACGAGAGTGTCCCCAGTACGTAATTCGGTCAGCAGTTTTCTTAAGGTAGGGCGCTCCTTTACGGACGATGCTTTTTCCTGTGCAATACTTGTACAACCATATGCTCTGAGCGCATCTACTTGCATATGGAGATTCTGGTCAGCTGTGCTAACGCGGGCGTATCCGTAAATCATTTGCTAGTATCATAAAGTCTACTGCTTCAAAGATAATGAAACATAGAATAATGAGACGAATATATGATACACTTATTTGCGCCTTTTTCTACGGATTTAAGACAGCGCCCAGTGTCCGTGAAAACGGTCGTTTTTCGAGACATTTTTTTGTCAAATTTTTACGGAAGAAGATACGCCAGTATAGATATGGTAGATTTTATTATAACGGTTTGATATCCGTGATAAAGAACTTGGGTTCCCTGTCCTCATTT
The Hymenobacter sp. DG25B genome window above contains:
- a CDS encoding recombinase family protein — protein: MQVDALRAYGCTSIAQEKASSVKERPTLRKLLTELRTGDTLVVWKLDRLGRSLKDLVTLVMGFQEQGIQFISLQDNLDTTTAQGRLMFNLFASLAEFERDLIRERTNAGLSAARARGRQGGRPKGLSKEAQSKAEAAKTLYLKQDKTVGEIGKLLGVGRATIYRYLTYLGVQTGHSAT